One genomic region from Populus nigra chromosome 8, ddPopNigr1.1, whole genome shotgun sequence encodes:
- the LOC133702084 gene encoding (S)-ureidoglycine aminohydrolase, translating into MLTSSLPSLLLLLSLSSTLSDDGGGLFCSAPSVFETETASSSSSKPLYWKVTNPTLSPSHLQDLPGFTRSVYKGDHALITPESHVFSPLPGWTNTLGAYLITPAMGSHFVMYLVKMQENSKSGLPPNDVERFLFVVQGSATLTNASGAHHQMMVDSYAYLAPNSKHSLECDASATLVVFERRYSPLENHFTKQIVGSTDQQPLLETPGEVFELRKLLPPSLPYDFNIHIMDFQPGEFLNVKEVHYNQHGLLLLEGQGIYRLGDSWYPVQSGDAIWMAPFVPQWYAALGKTRSRYLLYKDVNRNPL; encoded by the exons ATGCTAACTTCATCGCTACCGTCTCTCCTCCTCCTACTCTCTCTATCATCAA CTTTGAGTGATGATGGCGGAGGATTATTCTGTTCTGCTCCTTCAGTATTTGAAACCGAAAcggcctcctcctcctcctccaaacCTCTATATTGGAAAGTCACTAATCCAACGCTCTCTCCTTCTCACCTTCAAG ACTTGCCAGGTTTCACACGTAGTGTTTATAAAGGAGACCATGCTTTGATAACACCAGAAAGTCATGTATTCAGTCCTTTACCAGGATG GACAAATACATTGGGGGCATATCTAATTACGCCAGCTATGGGTTCCCACTTTGTGATGTACTTAGTAAAGATGCAAG AAAATTCAAAGTCTGGACTCCCTCCAAATGATGTAGAGAG GTTCTTGTTCGTGGTTCAGGGCTCTGCAACTCTGACTAATGCATCTGGTGCCCACCACCAAATGATG GTGGATTCATATGCTTATCTAGCCCCAAATTCCAAACATTCTCTGGAGTGTGATGCATCAGCTACTCTAGTTGTCTTTGAACGCAG GTATTCTCCTCTTGAAAATCATTTTACTAAGCAAATTGTTGGTTCAACAGACCAGCAGCCACTTCTTGAAACTCCAGGCGAG GTTTTTGAACTCAGAAAGCTTCTGCCTCCATCATTGCCATATGACTTCAATATCCAT ATAATGGATTTTCAACCTGGAGAATTCCTTAATGTGAAG GAGGTGCATTATAATCAGCATGGTTTGCTGCTATTAGAGGGACAGGGTATTTATCGTTTGGGTGATAGCTG GTACCCAGTTCAATCTGGGGATGCCATTTGGATGGCCCCATTTGTACCCCAATG GTACGCTGCACTTGGTAAGACCCGTTCACGATATTTGCTGTACAAAGACGTGAATAGGAATCCATTGTAA